One Oncorhynchus clarkii lewisi isolate Uvic-CL-2024 chromosome 32, UVic_Ocla_1.0, whole genome shotgun sequence DNA window includes the following coding sequences:
- the LOC139392165 gene encoding zinc fingers and homeoboxes protein 2-like, protein MSRRRKSSTPCMIRVSDMMEQDDSEEMEVSTDIVTKNGSSESIEAKVVAEADPMPRRRQHGGYECKYCTFSTQNLNDFKEHVDSSHPNVILNPLYLCAVCNFSTKRFDSLTDHNETQHPGETNFKFKRIKVNNQTLLEQTIEGKTNSVVCDTADGQGGNGFVTFPPRKPTTVKNGKPKMNIHSLYQGNDLENPLENLIPKDQITAVNINGTMIIPDPTIIQGLSYVMPLLQRPPNFSSVPTIAVPLNSTQYNTSLDNNTTLMTSFNKFPYPTHAELSWLTAASKHPEEQIKVWFTTQRLKQGITWSPEEVEEARKKMFNGSIPPMHQTFTVLPSPISQPAKATQPLIQTSFGQSSLVLTSIANGSTMTCAPVAVTVASYVQPLKRPLTTPSFAPDLKRLMAAPADDPKEKILMAPPPVPRKEKLHMAPPPVPPELKRSVILPIIASEMKRSSAAPLMASKGKLSMAPPHVNPKNKLPMAPSPVFPEMKIPIVSPIVAPQFKSCMLPPPSLVPKYKLPITHSLLALDLKLPISPPLIAPQVRRPTIIKSARTSLKGPFQLPSFSPDSKKTKVQITELKAGYIRGRLSEDKVLTPLGEANGVSRGDAKWVHDQGLHADNGILQLDNELASKPEQQKSVPTQFPLLERMKGKTSEQLKILEENFQRNSSPTYNDVDNLVNASRLSREEIDSWFLERRALRDNLEQALLNSMGSKRLYIDKRQQQHGPLNGVCKPGGHPRSSPLAIIAPTTTCSVPLDSKSLGLLKDVFAQTQWPSPEQYNQLEDQTGLARTEIVRWFKDSRSALKSGTLEWMELFHKLNSSGKNGEGMLLSTENAFSIIKRYQEVKAPKVEDIGRLAEHASLGSQEIKEWFAGKFKQNTSDDSQNGGQNGGFREEFGSWMDETKGVDALMSAKELVSDKDRVMEDASGRLTG, encoded by the coding sequence ATGTCCAGACGCAGGAAATCCTCCACCCCCTGCATGATCCGGGTAAGTGACATGATGGAGCAGGATGACTCGGAAGAAATGGAAGTGTCTACTGACATTGTGACCAAAAATGGGTCTTCAGAATCTATAGAAGCAAAAGTTGTGGCAGAAGCTGATCCTATGCCCCGGCGGAGGCAGCATGGAGGTTATGAGTGCAAATACTGTACCTTCTCCACCCAGAACCTGAATGACTTTAAAGAGCACgtagactccagtcaccctaatGTTATACTCAACCCCCTCTACCTGTGTGCCGTGTGCAACTTCAGCACCAAAAGGTTTGACTCTTTAACAGACCACAATGAGACCCAACACCCTGGAGAGACCAACTTCAAGTTCAAGAGGATAAAAGTGAATAACCAGACCCTCTTGGAGCAGACAATCGAAGGCAAGACCAATTCAGTTGTCTGCGATACTGCAGACGGACAAGGTGGTAACGGCTTTGTCACTTTTCCACCGAGAAAACCAACTACGGTGAAGAACGGCAAGCCAAAAATGAACATACATTCCCTCTACCAAGGGAATGACTTGGAGAACCCGTTGGAAAACCTTATCCCAAAAGATCAAATCACAGCTGTGAACATAAACGGCACGATGATCATTCCTGACCCAACGATCATTCAAGGGCTTTCATATGTAATGCCATTGCTCCAACGACCACCCAACTTCAGTTCTGTACCAACAATTGCTGTTCCTCTGAACTCCACCCAATATAATACTTCATTGGACAATAATACAACCCTAATGACATCGTTTAACAAATTCCCTTACCCAACGCATGCTGAGCTGTCCTGGCTCACTGCTGCGTCCAAGCACCCAGAAGAGCAAATAAAGGTGTGGTTCACTACCCAACGGCTAAAGCAAGGCATCACCTGGTCACCAGAGGAAGTTGAGGAAGCCAGGAAGAAAATGTTCAATGGCTCCATCCCACCCATGCATCAGACCTTCACCGTTCTGCCTTCCCCAATCTCTCAGCCTGCCAAAGCCACCCAGCCCCTTATTCAGACTAGCTTTGGGCAGTCTAGTCTAGTACTGACAAGTATTGCTAATGGATCAACCATGACCTGTGCTCCTGTTGCAGTGACTGTAGCCAGTTATGTGCAACCTCTCAAGCGACCCCTGACAACTCCTTCATTCGCCCCAGATTTAAAGCGTCTTATGGCGGCCCCTGCAGACGACCCAAAAGAGAAGATACTAATGGCCCCTCCTCCAGTTCCCCGAAAAGAGAAACTTCACATGGCCCCACCCCCAGTCCCACCTGAACTGAAAAGATCTGTAATACTTCCTATTATTGCCTCTGAGATGAAGAGGTCCTCGGCAGCACCTCTCATGGCATCTAAAGGAAAACTGTCCATGGCACCTCCACATGTGAACCCCAAAAACAAGCTGCCAATGGCACCTTCTCCAGTCTTCCCCGAGATGAAGATACCTATTGTGTCCCCTATTGTCGCCCCTCAATTCAAGAGTTGCATGCTGCCTCCTCCTTCATTAGTCCCTAAATACAAGCTTCCAATCACCCACTCTCTATTGGCTTTAGACTTAAAGTTACCAATCTCACCCCCTCTCATTGCCCCTCAAGTGAGGAGGCCAACCATAATCAAGTCAGCACGGACTTCCCTCAAGGGCCCGTTCCAGCTCCCTAGCTTTTCCCCAGACAGCAAGAAAACAAAAGTGCAAATAACAGAGCTGAAAGCCGGATATATCAGAGGACGTCTCTCAGAAGACAAAGTGCTTACCCCTCTTGGGGAAGCCAATGGTGTCTCTCGAGGGGATGCAAAGTGGGTTCATGACCAAGGGCTCCATGCAGACAATGGCATTCTACAGTTGGACAATGAGCTAGCATCGAAGCCAGAGCAGCAAAAATCAGTCCCCACTCAATTTCCACTCTTGGAGAGAATGAAAGGAAAGACCTCTGAGCAGCTGAAGATTCTAGAAGAGAACTTCCAGAGAAACAGCTCTCCAACATACAATGACGTTGACAATCTGGTAAATGCATCCCGACTGTCACGGGAGGAAATTGACAGCTGGTTTTTAGAGCGCCGGGCGCTGCGTGACAACCTTGAACAAGCCCTTCTAAACTCCATGGGCTCAAAGAGACTGTACATTGATAAGCGGCAGCAACAACATGGACCGCTGAATGGTGTGTGTAAACCAGGTGGCCATCCAAGAAGCTCTCCCCTTGCCATCATTGCCCCAACCACCACTTGTTCAGTGCCTCTAGACAGCAAATCCTTGGGGCTTCTCAAGGATGTTTTTGCACAAACTCAGTGGCCTTCCCCTGAACAATACAATCAGCTTGAGGACCAGACAGGCCTGGCTCGCACAGAAATCGTCCGCTGGTTCAAGGACAGCAGGTCAGCCCTGAAGAGTGGGACCTTGGAGTGGATGGAGCTTTTCCATAAACTGAACAGCAGTGGGAAAAATGGCGAGGGGATGCTACTGAGCACAGAGAATGCTTTCAGCATAATCAAACGCTACCAGGAAGTAAAAGCACCCAAGGTGGAGGATATTGGGAGGCTAGCAGAGCATGCCAGTCTTGGCAGCCAAGAGATCAAAGAATGGTTTGCTGGAAAATTTAAACAAAACACATCTGATGACAGCCAGAATGGTGGCCAAAATGGAGGCTTTCGAGAGGAGTTCGGGAGCTGGATGGATGAAACCAAGGGGGTGGATGCACTCATGAGTGCTAAGGAACTGGTCTCGGACaaagacagggtgatggaggatgCTTCTGGAAGGTTGACTGGATAA